The following proteins come from a genomic window of Methanosarcina sp. MTP4:
- a CDS encoding PGF-pre-PGF domain-containing protein has protein sequence MCIKGDFLKKFFSFGLALMLLSSGFNVLIVEKAIADPSIPDEVIQTADKYKKNGEIYFIYSVNDKDPFSNGSDPIHYWYVVVYSIIDPNEIHGIKITGSLVIDAKTYSVLPLEDTSSSELVPSSDIFYYPAFAFHYKLNKNEIFQDDFVIFAEVRAQEYLKLHLQAISDLNQIEDYILVDSYVEVFDTLFFVGGLIVGGFVGSLIPPASFAAVASGLSSLVSGWMTGNDLVLLEQAKINFEQVSVNYSELATRFASGTDIWLAASEGSYEGLKLLIPDSDGLDHDILDNYIQILNSLKNIAELGSDQVLIADLTSKIDTLENQKRVGEDTIGPRIEGYYNDLLLNYRHKNITEESPSNKGFTSYPSSAIRGEETLLGIFDDFNDAVSDGTPVQWFIIKPDGTNVIGEVDAFKCCRIGAYYDESSYNFPEEGTYIVQVKIDNSYFISWPINVTKGQTSDDFYFYPDFAKKGENTTLGIVDIDNDQVSDGTSIRWFIVDPDGNEIVGETDTFKCCRLGAFYDEATYIFPGEGIYTVEVKIGTSSFVSWPINVTSEHQYPDSTKNADVALVIDSSGSMKDNDPENRRKQAAKMFIDLAGDDDQIAVVDFDSSSRVWTELCIVKENIPDLKAAVDNVDSDGGTDIHEGLKASYDQLTGLYAVDNNKKAAILLTDGKSSAGKPDPMSSIVLSYVAKGWPIYTIALSENSDKDLLRKIADETGGAFYDAPTNAVLQDIYNRIGQSITGKVQLKEDSGKISQGATLQGSATVDNSVDYMDLLLTWPGSDLDLVLYYPNGTKVQVDSNSVSGTVDPNITYIPSETYEIYKVYDALSGNWSYDVYAADVIGEEDYTLTISASTSTKLSASTDKTDYSTGEVVNITAELFDDIGGIENASVNAELKLNGSIVENIILNNEGDGLYTGMSSKLVQGGNYRLVIEAIKGDVVRQKVLDFGVQGDPLPQDTKIAIYSTSKYISDASMTKSGLSYYSDALKAEGYTVDQISRPITPEKLNGYDALIIVALEESLSDEEKSAIQNFVVNLDRGLFLAGGTIGLVNEITHLFDDLSSGGSSVEWYGQYILCDATDNEGDADWVVIKSFSPHPITENVNRIVMYDGGYVPVANSSGKVIGVGYSDEDSWLDADNDKVYDSGETMGSWPVIAYSSQEKVVIVPDSNAFDNMDLDNDGIPNFNEYENDVLALNIVRWLTEGVSDSSDDVPLPVVDFTADLTWGLAPMTVQFTDLSTAYPISWAWDFDSDGTVDSGDQNPVYTYEQSGIYSVSLNVSNDKGSSSEVKSNYIEVYETGDEEEIKNIIETLEADESFTTFVSNLNAANLAETLSSEGPFTVFAPTDEAFAALPEGIMDALMDDTEALTEILLYHMADGKMMAADLANLVSISTIQGEDIAISVKDDGRVFVEDAEIVLTDIEASNGVIHAIDMVLIPPEEDEEIPEFPSTELPDLMVQSVSRDISSPKIGDTITFDVHVYNEAPVPAGSSTLGFYVDGVEIESKFIPELEAYSGFIQTFSWVADRVGNVHVSFVSHADFEVAEREEPANEMIQSFSIGSIDPESGSGIPENKSSSEDSDVSSSANNGGSSSSSSSSSSSSGGGGGGGGGAGSPEPAGNVEVKELSQQFVTNGNHVKFGFPRNVTCITYVDFDPKRSLGKVTTIVEMLKGVSKVVSTPPSGMVYRNANIWVGNAGTASPDNIENAVVGFRVEKDWIASNGVDESEIRLCRFSEEKWGELSTRKIREDSNYVYFEAETPGFSPFSITVPSPEGGVSGSAASAAEGEDIVRGESGEVSSENDSFVLEASAVEVEDGEEGAGTSGSMTKILLSFGLLSVMILIGFMVAKKQS, from the coding sequence ATGTGTATAAAAGGAGATTTTCTGAAGAAATTCTTTAGTTTTGGATTGGCTTTGATGTTACTGTCTTCTGGATTTAACGTTCTGATTGTTGAAAAAGCGATAGCAGATCCTTCGATTCCAGATGAAGTAATACAAACTGCAGATAAATATAAAAAAAACGGGGAAATTTATTTCATCTATTCTGTGAATGATAAGGATCCATTTTCTAATGGGTCGGACCCTATTCATTATTGGTACGTAGTAGTTTATTCTATAATTGATCCTAATGAAATTCATGGAATAAAAATTACAGGCAGTTTGGTAATTGATGCAAAAACATATAGTGTTTTGCCTTTAGAAGATACTTCATCCTCTGAACTTGTTCCTTCCTCAGACATCTTTTATTATCCAGCTTTTGCTTTTCATTACAAACTAAACAAAAATGAGATTTTTCAAGATGATTTTGTGATCTTTGCTGAAGTTAGAGCTCAAGAATATTTAAAATTACACTTGCAGGCAATCTCAGATCTCAACCAAATTGAGGATTACATTTTGGTAGATAGTTATGTTGAGGTATTTGACACTCTTTTCTTTGTGGGAGGTTTGATTGTTGGTGGATTTGTTGGATCTCTTATTCCACCTGCTTCATTTGCAGCTGTTGCCAGTGGTTTATCGAGTTTAGTTAGTGGATGGATGACTGGAAACGATCTTGTACTACTTGAACAAGCAAAAATTAATTTTGAGCAAGTATCTGTAAATTATTCCGAACTTGCCACTCGTTTTGCTTCAGGAACCGATATATGGTTGGCAGCTTCTGAAGGTTCCTACGAAGGATTAAAATTACTTATTCCAGATTCTGATGGCTTGGATCATGATATTTTAGATAATTATATTCAGATTCTTAATAGCTTGAAAAATATTGCTGAGTTGGGAAGTGACCAAGTTCTAATTGCTGATTTAACGTCTAAAATTGATACGTTAGAGAATCAAAAGAGAGTTGGTGAAGATACCATAGGACCTAGAATTGAAGGTTACTACAACGATTTGCTTCTAAATTACCGCCACAAAAATATAACTGAAGAATCACCTTCAAATAAAGGTTTCACTTCCTATCCAAGTTCTGCAATAAGGGGTGAGGAAACTCTTCTTGGAATTTTTGATGATTTCAATGATGCAGTTAGTGACGGTACTCCAGTTCAGTGGTTCATAATAAAACCAGATGGTACCAACGTTATAGGTGAAGTTGATGCATTTAAATGTTGTAGGATTGGAGCTTATTATGACGAATCTTCCTACAATTTTCCCGAAGAGGGAACTTATATTGTTCAGGTAAAAATTGACAATTCTTATTTTATTTCTTGGCCTATTAATGTGACTAAGGGTCAAACGTCGGATGATTTTTATTTTTATCCTGATTTTGCAAAAAAAGGGGAAAATACCACTCTTGGAATAGTAGATATAGATAACGACCAAGTCAGTGACGGTACTTCTATTCGATGGTTCATAGTTGATCCTGATGGAAATGAAATCGTGGGTGAGACTGATACGTTTAAGTGTTGCAGACTTGGAGCATTTTACGATGAAGCAACTTATATTTTTCCGGGTGAAGGAATCTATACTGTTGAAGTAAAGATCGGCACTTCTTCTTTTGTTTCATGGCCTATTAATGTAACTTCGGAACATCAATATCCTGATAGCACCAAAAACGCCGATGTGGCCCTAGTAATCGATAGTTCCGGCAGTATGAAAGATAATGATCCTGAAAACAGGAGGAAACAAGCTGCAAAAATGTTCATTGACTTGGCAGGTGATGATGACCAGATAGCTGTGGTAGATTTTGATAGTTCTTCAAGGGTCTGGACAGAATTGTGCATTGTAAAAGAAAATATCCCTGATCTCAAGGCGGCAGTTGACAACGTAGATTCCGACGGGGGAACGGACATACACGAGGGGTTGAAGGCTAGTTATGATCAACTAACCGGTCTGTATGCAGTGGACAATAACAAAAAAGCTGCAATTTTGTTGACTGATGGGAAATCTAGTGCTGGAAAACCTGACCCTATGTCTTCAATAGTCCTTTCCTATGTTGCAAAAGGGTGGCCAATTTATACAATTGCTCTTTCAGAAAATTCAGATAAGGACCTACTTAGAAAAATCGCCGATGAAACCGGGGGAGCATTCTACGACGCGCCCACAAATGCTGTTCTTCAGGACATCTATAATCGTATTGGTCAGTCAATAACAGGCAAGGTTCAACTGAAGGAAGATTCCGGAAAGATCTCTCAGGGAGCAACTCTACAGGGTTCGGCAACAGTTGACAATTCCGTGGATTATATGGATCTCCTGCTCACATGGCCTGGAAGTGACCTTGATCTCGTATTGTACTATCCTAATGGCACAAAGGTCCAGGTTGACTCGAATAGTGTCAGTGGAACAGTAGATCCGAACATCACTTATATTCCGTCGGAGACCTATGAAATTTATAAAGTATATGATGCACTTTCTGGGAACTGGTCGTATGATGTATATGCTGCGGATGTAATAGGGGAGGAGGATTATACTCTTACAATATCTGCAAGTACTTCTACCAAGTTGTCAGCAAGCACTGATAAAACTGATTATTCAACTGGTGAAGTAGTTAATATTACAGCTGAACTATTCGACGATATTGGCGGAATAGAAAACGCCAGTGTTAATGCAGAACTCAAATTGAATGGAAGTATTGTTGAAAACATAATTCTGAACAATGAGGGGGATGGTCTTTATACAGGTATGTCTTCCAAGTTGGTTCAGGGAGGTAATTATCGGTTAGTCATAGAAGCTATCAAAGGTGATGTTGTGCGACAGAAAGTCCTTGATTTTGGTGTGCAAGGAGATCCGTTGCCACAGGATACGAAAATTGCCATCTACAGCACTTCCAAATACATCTCCGATGCAAGCATGACAAAATCCGGGCTTTCTTATTATTCGGATGCATTGAAAGCCGAAGGTTACACTGTTGATCAGATTTCCCGTCCCATTACCCCGGAAAAACTGAACGGGTACGATGCCCTGATAATAGTTGCACTTGAGGAATCTCTTTCTGATGAGGAAAAGTCGGCCATTCAAAACTTTGTTGTGAACCTGGACAGGGGATTGTTTTTGGCTGGAGGGACGATAGGTTTAGTTAATGAAATAACACATCTTTTTGATGATCTCTCATCCGGAGGAAGTTCTGTTGAGTGGTATGGCCAATACATCTTGTGTGATGCGACAGATAATGAGGGAGACGCGGACTGGGTTGTAATCAAAAGTTTCTCTCCACATCCTATAACTGAAAATGTAAACCGGATAGTAATGTATGACGGAGGGTATGTTCCCGTTGCAAATTCTTCCGGGAAAGTAATAGGGGTTGGATACTCGGATGAGGATAGCTGGCTGGACGCTGACAATGATAAGGTGTACGATTCCGGGGAAACCATGGGCTCGTGGCCTGTGATCGCTTATTCTTCACAGGAAAAAGTTGTAATTGTACCGGATTCCAATGCTTTTGACAATATGGATCTTGACAATGACGGGATTCCGAACTTTAATGAGTATGAAAATGATGTCCTTGCATTAAATATTGTCAGGTGGCTCACGGAAGGCGTTTCGGACAGTTCTGATGACGTTCCGCTTCCGGTTGTGGATTTCACAGCAGACCTAACCTGGGGTCTCGCCCCGATGACTGTTCAATTCACAGATTTATCTACCGCTTATCCTATATCCTGGGCCTGGGATTTTGATTCAGACGGAACTGTAGATTCCGGTGACCAGAATCCTGTTTATACTTATGAACAGTCCGGGATTTACTCGGTCTCTCTCAACGTAAGCAATGATAAAGGCAGCAGCTCTGAGGTCAAGAGCAACTATATCGAGGTATATGAAACAGGGGATGAAGAAGAAATCAAAAACATCATCGAAACACTGGAAGCTGATGAAAGCTTTACAACTTTTGTTTCAAATCTCAATGCCGCCAATCTAGCCGAAACCCTCAGCAGTGAAGGACCTTTCACCGTCTTTGCACCTACAGATGAAGCTTTTGCAGCCCTTCCGGAAGGAATTATGGATGCGCTGATGGATGACACCGAAGCGCTAACTGAGATTCTACTGTACCATATGGCTGATGGGAAAATGATGGCTGCAGATCTTGCCAATCTGGTTAGTATTTCTACTATACAGGGTGAAGACATCGCCATCAGTGTGAAAGACGACGGTAGGGTGTTTGTCGAGGATGCCGAAATTGTCCTGACAGATATCGAAGCTAGCAACGGCGTTATCCATGCAATTGATATGGTGTTGATCCCGCCGGAAGAAGATGAAGAAATTCCCGAATTCCCGTCTACTGAACTTCCGGATCTGATGGTTCAATCTGTCTCTCGAGACATTTCTTCCCCAAAGATAGGAGATACGATTACTTTTGATGTACATGTATACAATGAGGCTCCTGTACCTGCTGGAAGTTCTACTCTTGGATTTTATGTTGACGGAGTCGAAATTGAATCTAAGTTCATCCCTGAACTTGAAGCCTACTCTGGATTCATACAAACTTTTAGCTGGGTTGCAGACCGGGTAGGAAATGTTCATGTATCTTTTGTGTCACATGCCGATTTTGAAGTTGCGGAAAGGGAGGAGCCGGCTAATGAAATGATACAAAGTTTCAGTATTGGTTCCATAGATCCAGAATCCGGTTCAGGTATTCCTGAAAATAAGAGTTCTTCAGAGGATAGCGATGTTTCTTCTAGTGCTAACAATGGTGGTTCTTCTTCCAGCTCTTCTTCCAGTTCCTCATCCTCCGGCGGCGGAGGCGGAGGCGGCGGTGGAGCCGGCTCTCCCGAACCTGCCGGTAATGTTGAAGTAAAAGAACTCTCCCAGCAGTTCGTCACTAACGGGAACCATGTTAAATTCGGATTCCCGAGGAATGTGACCTGCATCACCTATGTTGATTTCGACCCGAAGCGGAGTTTAGGGAAGGTGACTACCATTGTGGAAATGCTGAAAGGCGTCTCTAAGGTAGTCTCAACGCCTCCTTCAGGCATGGTCTACAGGAACGCTAACATCTGGGTGGGAAATGCAGGGACTGCAAGTCCGGATAACATTGAAAACGCAGTTGTCGGGTTCAGGGTGGAAAAGGATTGGATTGCCTCAAATGGGGTTGATGAATCTGAAATAAGGCTTTGCAGGTTCAGTGAGGAAAAGTGGGGTGAGCTTTCTACCCGGAAAATCAGGGAAGACAGCAATTATGTTTACTTCGAAGCCGAGACACCTGGATTTTCACCTTTCTCAATAACTGTTCCGTCTCCGGAGGGCGGAGTTTCAGGTTCTGCTGCATCGGCAGCTGAAGGCGAGGATATTGTCAGGGGAGAATCAGGTGAGGTTTCGAGTGAAAACGATTCCTTTGTTCTGGAAGCTTCGGCAGTTGAGGTGGAAGATGGGGAGGAAGGCGCAGGGACATCCGGAAGCATGACAAAAATATTGCTGTCTTTTGGGCTGCTTTCGGTTATGATCCTTATCGGATTTATGGTTGCAAAGAAGCAAAGTTGA
- a CDS encoding PD40 domain-containing protein: MTVIASNAAAADAFAVDKITAVTSDTADDGGPVWSPDGDEILFRRSGELYRVFSDGSREARLTDTGGKVGDYSWSPDGNKILYTLVIEEEFNSNLWVMNADGSSASRLTVPTEEYVEPTKNDFGSWSPSGSKIAYTSVLGLHSSNLIVMEPDGSGKQSLAGFSGNYFSSVAWAPDESKLVFESDSVEFGRYIGVLNSDGSGLTTVAYGYLTPQIQSWQSELWSPDGSRILYSSYENDPEEKLFRDIFTVNADGSGKTSLTATDSDNRNPRFSPDGDRIVFVSDTTGNKDIWVMDADGKNKVQLTVSLASDDCPVWSPDGTKIAFCSDRPGNFDIWIMELSESTPGGVPTPENAPLPNITDVTVDPSGEVPEDRTATISVTLINDGGMSSEGYITVSFPNDEEILSVTGTGGEYNKFYPKGSSIYGKNGISFFSEDPMG; this comes from the coding sequence ATGACGGTCATTGCATCAAATGCAGCGGCAGCTGATGCCTTTGCAGTCGATAAGATTACAGCTGTGACGTCTGATACTGCGGACGACGGAGGGCCTGTCTGGTCTCCTGATGGGGATGAAATCCTTTTCCGAAGAAGTGGGGAGCTCTACAGGGTATTTTCTGACGGCTCTAGAGAAGCCCGGCTAACCGATACAGGAGGGAAGGTCGGGGATTATTCATGGTCTCCGGACGGGAATAAAATCCTGTATACCCTTGTAATTGAAGAGGAGTTTAATTCCAATCTCTGGGTCATGAATGCAGACGGGTCCTCGGCGAGCAGGCTGACCGTCCCGACGGAAGAATATGTGGAACCGACAAAAAATGATTTCGGGTCCTGGTCTCCTTCAGGCTCGAAAATAGCCTATACTTCCGTGCTCGGGCTTCACTCAAGCAACCTTATTGTAATGGAGCCGGACGGTTCCGGTAAACAGAGCCTTGCAGGTTTCAGCGGCAATTATTTCTCTTCCGTTGCCTGGGCTCCTGATGAATCAAAGCTGGTGTTCGAATCGGATTCGGTTGAGTTCGGAAGATATATCGGAGTTCTAAATTCCGATGGAAGCGGCCTGACAACCGTAGCATACGGATATCTGACTCCTCAAATCCAGTCCTGGCAGTCGGAACTGTGGTCTCCTGATGGTTCAAGAATTTTGTATTCCTCTTATGAAAACGACCCGGAGGAAAAGTTGTTCAGGGACATATTCACCGTAAACGCCGATGGTTCCGGAAAAACCTCGTTGACTGCAACTGACTCGGATAACCGTAATCCGCGTTTTTCGCCGGATGGGGACAGGATCGTCTTCGTGTCTGATACGACCGGAAACAAAGACATCTGGGTCATGGACGCGGACGGGAAGAACAAAGTTCAGTTGACTGTCAGTCTGGCATCTGACGACTGTCCCGTATGGAGCCCTGACGGCACAAAGATTGCTTTTTGCTCTGACAGGCCAGGAAACTTTGACATCTGGATAATGGAGCTCTCTGAAAGCACTCCCGGGGGTGTTCCCACTCCCGAGAATGCTCCATTGCCAAACATAACCGATGTTACGGTTGACCCTTCGGGTGAAGTTCCCGAAGACAGGACCGCCACCATCTCCGTAACCTTAATAAATGACGGTGGAATGTCATCCGAGGGCTATATCACTGTTTCTTTCCCGAACGATGAGGAAATCTTGAGTGTTACGGGCACCGGCGGCGAGTACAATAAATTTTATCCCAAAGGCAGTTCTATCTACGGAAAGAACGGCATTTCCTTTTTTTCAGAAGATCCGATGGGCTAG
- a CDS encoding PGF-pre-PGF domain-containing protein, which yields MKPNAGSDEILFFARAALKNDAAVDYEIDPVSSENVDQQGWYVYTHSIPVTAVDPGSLSGSLNLEILSPAANFTATKNVSEPVEVKITDDSGNPVTDSGLIFVNASFSNGNSNLQLFDDGTNGDTSAHDGIFTNEWIPAIIDGGETATPCTVRASAKHATLGFAEAAVNGTISPLANPDSDAPVSDSPESDDQAPDLIIEDISWEPADPYENENMTFEVTLLNEGSGPSGSFGVKCYIDGDEVSSDSISGLEAGSNTSFTFDWVPPSSGDLNIKAVADADSQVPESDEGNNEKVEPFTVKALNTSSSSGSSSSSSSSSSSYSSSSSSSSSGSGGGGGGGSPEPASNVEVKELSREFITNGNQAKFEFPRNVTCIASVEFEPKRSFGKVTTVVEMLKGQSKIVPKLPYGTVYRHVNIWVGNQGIADPKNIENAVVSFRVEKEWIDSKDVDESEIRLCRNSEEKWGELSTRKVGEDDRYVYFEAETPGFSPFAISAIEEAGALSGKDVPLLSSSPEEETEGVTAISGTVPEGNASVAVSSAKGVGEESKSSNRTNVLLSLGLFSVMILVGYMVLRKQS from the coding sequence GTGAAACCGAATGCAGGTTCGGATGAAATCCTGTTTTTCGCAAGAGCCGCTCTGAAAAATGACGCTGCTGTCGATTATGAAATAGACCCTGTTTCCTCAGAAAATGTTGACCAGCAGGGCTGGTATGTTTATACTCATTCAATTCCCGTGACCGCTGTGGACCCGGGCTCCCTCTCTGGCTCCCTTAATCTGGAAATCTTATCTCCTGCAGCTAATTTTACTGCCACGAAAAACGTTTCTGAGCCCGTGGAGGTCAAAATTACGGACGATTCCGGAAATCCGGTCACTGATTCAGGTCTCATTTTTGTTAATGCCAGTTTCAGCAACGGTAATTCCAATCTCCAGCTATTCGATGACGGGACAAACGGGGATACTTCAGCTCATGACGGGATATTCACAAATGAATGGATTCCGGCAATAATTGATGGTGGAGAAACGGCTACTCCCTGTACGGTCAGGGCTTCGGCCAAGCATGCAACTTTGGGTTTTGCAGAAGCCGCCGTTAACGGGACCATTTCCCCTCTAGCAAATCCTGATTCCGATGCTCCCGTATCAGATAGTCCAGAATCCGATGATCAGGCTCCTGATTTAATCATAGAGGATATTTCATGGGAACCTGCGGATCCTTATGAAAACGAAAATATGACTTTTGAGGTTACGTTACTAAATGAGGGTTCCGGACCTTCCGGAAGTTTCGGTGTAAAATGCTATATTGATGGGGATGAAGTGTCTTCAGATTCAATTTCCGGACTCGAAGCAGGTTCAAATACTTCCTTTACATTTGACTGGGTTCCACCATCTTCGGGTGACCTGAATATAAAGGCGGTTGCAGACGCGGATAGTCAGGTTCCTGAATCTGATGAAGGAAATAATGAAAAAGTAGAGCCATTTACCGTGAAAGCTCTCAATACCTCTTCATCTTCCGGTTCTTCTTCCAGCTCTTCCTCCAGTTCTTCTTCATACAGTTCCTCTTCTTCCTCATCCAGCAGTGGTAGCGGAGGCGGTGGAGGCGGGGGCTCTCCCGAACCTGCCAGCAACGTTGAAGTAAAGGAACTCTCCCGGGAATTCATAACAAATGGCAACCAGGCTAAATTCGAGTTCCCTCGGAACGTTACCTGTATCGCCTCGGTCGAATTCGAACCTAAGCGGAGTTTCGGAAAGGTAACCACCGTTGTTGAGATGTTGAAAGGGCAGTCAAAGATTGTCCCAAAGCTTCCTTACGGTACGGTTTACAGGCATGTTAACATCTGGGTGGGAAACCAGGGCATTGCGGACCCGAAGAACATTGAAAACGCAGTTGTCAGTTTCAGAGTGGAAAAGGAATGGATCGACTCTAAAGATGTCGATGAATCCGAAATAAGGCTTTGCAGGAACAGTGAAGAAAAGTGGGGTGAGCTTTCCACCCGGAAGGTCGGGGAAGATGACAGGTATGTTTACTTTGAAGCTGAGACGCCCGGATTTTCGCCATTTGCGATAAGCGCTATTGAGGAGGCAGGTGCGCTCAGTGGAAAAGATGTACCGCTCTTAAGCTCTTCTCCAGAGGAAGAAACCGAAGGTGTAACGGCGATTTCGGGTACGGTGCCGGAGGGGAATGCTTCAGTGGCAGTGTCTTCTGCCAAAGGGGTTGGAGAAGAATCAAAATCAAGTAACAGAACAAATGTCCTGCTGTCTCTTGGCTTGTTTTCGGTCATGATTTTGGTAGGATATATGGTTTTAAGGAAGCAAAGTTAA
- a CDS encoding BCCT family transporter, producing MRINPVVFFVSASIVVLFVVLGAVFTEPAGLFFGTVQDFIVSYLGWFYILSVAIFLGFVLWLYVSPYGEVRLGKDEDRPEYKNSTWFAMLFSAGMGIGLLFYSVAEPIMHFSAPPEAPGGTVLAAKEAMNLTFFHWGLHAWAIYIIVGLSLAYFAYRHDLPLTIRSTFYPLLGEKIYGSLGDLVEIMAIFGTLFGVATSLGLGVMQINSGLTYLGFAESSIENQIWLIILITLAATASVVSGLDKGIRRLSQLNIGLGVLLLLFVLLTGPTVFLLSSFVESLGYYLQTLPALSFQTDAFKGVEWQKSWTMFYWGWWISWSPFVGMFIARVSRGRTIREFIRGVLVAPTFVTFLWVIVFGNTAIHMELFGPGGIVAAVSDSVPTALYAMLSQLPLGFLSSALATLVVATFFITSSDSGSLVIAILASNGEPTPPISQRIFWAFTQGAVAAVLLLTGGLVALQTAALTTALPFCVVMLFMCKSLLQGLRSESYALSPGENPPQAPDTITAETHPELSEAF from the coding sequence ATGAGGATCAATCCGGTTGTTTTTTTCGTTTCGGCAAGTATTGTTGTCCTTTTTGTGGTTCTGGGGGCGGTTTTTACGGAACCTGCAGGACTTTTTTTCGGAACGGTCCAGGACTTTATCGTTTCCTACCTGGGATGGTTTTACATCCTTTCGGTGGCAATTTTCCTGGGTTTCGTGCTCTGGCTGTACGTAAGCCCTTATGGGGAAGTGCGGCTCGGGAAAGATGAGGACAGGCCGGAATACAAAAATTCCACCTGGTTTGCGATGCTTTTCAGTGCTGGAATGGGGATCGGTCTCCTCTTTTACAGCGTTGCCGAGCCTATCATGCACTTCAGTGCTCCCCCGGAAGCTCCTGGGGGGACCGTCCTAGCCGCAAAGGAAGCCATGAACCTTACCTTCTTCCACTGGGGACTGCATGCCTGGGCGATCTACATCATAGTCGGGCTTTCCCTTGCTTACTTTGCTTACCGGCACGATCTTCCTCTTACAATCCGCTCTACCTTCTATCCCCTGCTCGGTGAAAAAATATACGGGAGTTTGGGGGACCTGGTGGAAATCATGGCTATTTTCGGAACCCTTTTCGGGGTTGCGACCTCTCTGGGGCTCGGTGTCATGCAGATCAATTCCGGGCTGACTTACCTGGGCTTTGCCGAGAGCTCAATCGAAAACCAGATCTGGCTTATCATCCTGATCACCTTGGCAGCCACGGCTTCCGTGGTTTCGGGGCTTGATAAGGGTATCCGTCGCCTGAGCCAGTTGAACATCGGGCTCGGGGTTCTGCTCCTTTTATTCGTGCTTCTCACGGGCCCCACGGTTTTTTTGCTAAGTTCCTTCGTAGAGAGCCTGGGTTACTACCTGCAGACCCTTCCTGCCCTGAGTTTTCAAACGGACGCCTTTAAGGGAGTCGAGTGGCAGAAAAGCTGGACCATGTTCTACTGGGGCTGGTGGATTTCCTGGTCTCCCTTCGTGGGCATGTTTATTGCCAGGGTCTCAAGGGGAAGGACGATCAGGGAATTTATCCGCGGAGTCCTTGTTGCTCCAACTTTTGTTACCTTTCTCTGGGTGATCGTTTTCGGGAATACTGCCATCCACATGGAACTCTTCGGCCCCGGCGGGATTGTGGCTGCGGTTTCGGATAGTGTGCCAACAGCCCTCTACGCCATGCTTAGCCAGCTGCCTCTGGGTTTTCTAAGCTCCGCACTTGCAACCCTGGTCGTAGCAACCTTCTTCATTACTTCTTCGGACTCAGGTTCCCTTGTAATCGCAATCCTGGCCTCCAACGGGGAGCCTACACCTCCGATTTCCCAGCGCATTTTCTGGGCTTTTACTCAGGGGGCTGTTGCAGCTGTTTTGCTCCTGACTGGCGGGCTTGTTGCCCTGCAGACAGCTGCCCTTACAACTGCTCTTCCTTTCTGCGTGGTCATGCTTTTCATGTGCAAAAGCCTCTTACAGGGCCTCCGTTCGGAGAGCTATGCCCTCAGTCCCGGAGAAAACCCCCCGCAAGCTCCGGATACAATCACAGCTGAAACTCATCCTGAGCTATCAGAAGCCTTTTAA
- a CDS encoding energy-coupling factor transporter transmembrane protein EcfT, with product MKEIMQYINTNSFLHRMNPLSKIAAVTGIIALSVLSTDPAVLAIMVLGIFLASLKAGLQQELLRQLKLLVFLSVTLILLTVFTLKSGATIGHLIPPGTFAAAGMVPITTGALDFGMVLSLRFFAMLFAFQLLVVTTKPSDLMKALLAIHVPVDYVLMFIIALRFIPSLQVEGQKIHEAQLARGYNPGTGIRGKIRSVKPILVPLVANSLGRTQVLGLTMDMRGYRNRQNVEKHRLEWNKTDVAAVGCVALMGVGVILTGLM from the coding sequence ATGAAAGAAATTATGCAGTACATAAATACGAACAGCTTCTTACACCGAATGAACCCGCTTTCGAAAATCGCAGCAGTAACAGGGATCATAGCGCTCAGCGTGCTCTCAACCGACCCTGCCGTCCTGGCAATCATGGTGCTGGGAATTTTCCTGGCTTCCCTTAAAGCCGGGCTCCAGCAAGAACTCCTTCGCCAGCTCAAGCTCCTGGTCTTCCTGAGCGTCACCCTGATCCTGCTCACCGTTTTCACCCTTAAGAGCGGGGCCACCATCGGCCACCTCATCCCCCCGGGTACCTTTGCAGCCGCCGGAATGGTCCCCATAACAACCGGAGCCCTTGACTTCGGAATGGTCCTATCCCTGCGCTTCTTCGCAATGCTCTTTGCCTTCCAGCTCCTGGTAGTCACAACAAAACCGAGCGACCTCATGAAAGCCCTGCTCGCTATCCACGTCCCTGTGGACTACGTCCTCATGTTCATTATCGCACTCCGCTTCATCCCGAGTCTCCAGGTAGAAGGCCAGAAGATCCACGAAGCCCAGCTCGCAAGGGGCTACAACCCCGGGACAGGCATCCGCGGGAAAATCCGGAGCGTAAAGCCGATCCTCGTCCCCCTGGTAGCAAACTCCCTTGGCCGGACCCAGGTGCTTGGCCTGACCATGGACATGCGGGGCTACAGGAACAGGCAGAACGTGGAAAAACACAGGCTCGAATGGAATAAGACGGATGTTGCAGCCGTCGGCTGTGTGGCGCTTATGGGTGTAGGGGTCATACTGACAGGGTTGATGTAA